The Ralstonia sp. RRA DNA segment AAGAATACGAAGCACGCCGCTACGACGAGAACCTGCAGAAGTACCGCTCGGCCGCCATCCGCTCGCAGAATTCGCTGTCGGTGCTGAACTTCGGTCAGCAGGTCATCGTAGCCACGGCGCTCATCCTGATCTTGTATCGCGCCACGCAAGGTGTGGCGGCCGGGCACATGACGCTGGGCGACCTCGTGCTGGTCAACACGCTGATGCTGCAGATCTACATCCCGCTCAACTTCCTTGGCGTGATCTACCGCGAGCTCAAGCAGGCCGTGACCGACATGGATCGCATGTTCAACCTGCTGAGCACCAACCGTGAAGTGGCCGACAAGCCGGACGCGCAGCCGCTGGCCGTGCACGCCGGTGAAGTCCGTTTCGCGCATGTGGACTTCAGCTACGAGGCCAAGCGCCAGATCCTGTTCGATGTCGACTTCACGATTCCGGCCGGCACGACCACGGCGGTGGTGGGGCAGAGCGGCTCGGGCAAGTCGACATTGGCGCGCCTGCTGTTCCGCTTCTATGACGTGAAGTCCGGCGCCATCCAGATCGATGGTCAGGACCTGCGTGACGTGACGCAGGCCAGCGTGCGCGCGGCCATCGGCATCGTTCCGCAAGACACGGTGCTCTTCAACGACAGCATCTACTACAACATCGCCTACGGCCGGCCTGAGGCCACGCGCGAAGAGGTGATCGAAGCCGCCCGTGCCGCGCAGATCCACCACTTTGTCGAATCACTGCCCGACGGCTACGACACGCAGGTTGGCGAGCGCGGGCTGAAGCTCTCCGGCGGAGAGAAGCAGCGCGTGGCGATCGCGCGCACGTTGCTCAAGCGTCCGCCGATTCTGGTGTTTGATGAAGCCACCTCCGCGCTGGACTCACGCACTGAACACGCCATCCAGGAAGAACTGATGAGCCTGGCGCAAAACCACACCACGCTGGTGATTGCCCATCGGCTGTCCACCATCGTGCGGGCGCATCAGATCCTGGTAATGGAACACGGACACATCATCGAGCGCGGCACGCACGAACAGCTGCTGCGCGCAGAAGGTCGCTACGCGCAAATGTGGCGCATGCAGGCACGCGAGCCCGAGCGGGTTGCCAGCGAGACGGAACAGGCCGAAGACGCATAAGACGGGCAGGGGAAGGGAGAAGCGATGGAACTCAAATGGCTGGAAGACTTCATCAGCCTGGCCGAGACGCGCAGTTTTTCGCGCTCGGCAGAATTGCGGCACGTGACACAGCCGGCGTTTTCGCGCCGCATCCAGTCGCTTGAGGCATGGCTGGGCAATGAGCTGATCGATCGATCCAGCTACCCCACGCGCCTCACGCCTGCGGGCGAGGTCTTCTACGAGCAGGCCCTGGCGATGCTCGCGCAGGTGAGTGAGACGCGTGCGTTGATGCGCGGCCAGCGGCCGGCCAGCGCATCGACCATCGACTTTGCCGTGCCGCACACGCTGTCGCTCACGTTCTTTCCGGGCTGGCTTGCGCAGGTAGAGGAGAAGATCGGCAAGCTGCAATGCCGCCTGCGCGCGCTCAACGTGCACGATGCGGTGATGACGCTGGTGGAAGGCGGCTGCGATCTCGTCATGGTCTATCACCATGCGCGCCAGATGATCCAGCTCGACCCGACGCGTTACGACATGCTGGTGCTGGGCACCGAGCGGTTGTCGCCGTTCTCCAAGCCGGATGCGAATGGCCGCCCGATCTATCGGTTGGCGCCTGCCGCGCGCAAGCCGATCGCTTACCTGAGCTACACGCCCAACGCTTTCCTGGGCCGCATGGTCGATGTGCTGCTGGAGAACTCGCCGGTGGCGCCGCTGCTCGACAAATGCTACGAGACCGACATGGCCGAAGCGCTCAAGGTGATGGCGCTGGCGGGTCATGGCGTCGCTTTCCTGCCGGAGAGCGCGGTGCGTGATGAGGTGGCCGCCGGGCGGCTGGTACGCGCCGAAGGCAAGGGCGGCGGCACGTTGTCGATCGAAATGGAAATCCGGTTGTACCGCGAGCACCCGCAGAACGGCGGACACGACCGCCGCCACCCGCAATCCAAGCGCAAGCGCGAGCTGATCGACACCTTGTGGGCAGCGCTGGGAGGCTGAAGGCAAACGCATGGCAGGGAGGCAAGGTTATGCGCTAGACGCATAACCCGATGTAAAAACGGCATTGGATTTCGTTCTGGGCGGTCCCTAAGCTGGCGGGCATTTTGTGGGACCGCATATTCCCGAACTAGGGACCTTACCGAGGTCCAAAACAGGAAGACAACCATGTCCAATGTCGCTTCTCCGACGACACTTCAGCACGCCATCCCGTCCTATCTGCCGGCCGACAACCTCGGCCCGTGGGGCATCTATCTGCAGCAGGTCGACCGGGTCACCCCCTACCTCGGCTCGCTGGCACGCTGGGTTGAAACCCTCAAGCGCCCCAAGCGCGCCCTGATCGTCGATGTGCCCATCCAGATGGATGACGGCAGCATCGCCCACTTCGAGGGTTATCGCGTGCAGCACAACACCTCGCGCGGCCCGGGCAAGGGCGGCGTGCGTTTCCACCAGGACGTGACGCTGTCGGAAGTGATGGCGCTGTCCGCATGGATGTCGGTGAAGAACGCTGCCGTGAACGTGCCGTACGGCGGCGCCAAGGGTGGCATTCGTGTCGACCCGCGCAAGCTGTCTTCCGGTGAACTCGAACGCCTGACCCGCCGCTACACCAGCGAGATCGGCATCATCATCGGCCCGAACAAGGACATCCCGGCACCGGACGTGAACACCAACGCGCAGATCATGGCGTGGATGATGGACACGTACTCCATGAACGAAGGCTCCACCGCCACCGGCGTGGTGACCGGCAAGCCGATCGCACTGGGCGGCAGCCTGGGCCGTCGTGAAGCCACCGGCCGCGGCGTGTTCGTGGTCGGCAGCGAAGCCGCACGCAACCTGGGCATCGACGTCAAGGGTTCGCGCGTGGTGGTGCAGGGCTTCGGCAACGTGGGTAGCGTGGCTGCCAAGCTGTTCCATGACGCTGGCGCGAAGGTCATCGCCGTGCAGGATCACAAGGGCATCGTGTTCAACGGCAACGGCCTGGATGTCGATGCGCTGATCAAGCACGTTGACCACAACGGCAGCGTGGCTGGCTTTGCCGCCGAGACCGTCTCGCAAGACGATTTCTGGGCACTGGACTGCGAATTCCTGATCCCGGCTGCGCTGGAAGGCCAGATCACCGCCAAGAACGCGCCCCATATCAAGGCAAAGATTGTCGTGGAAGGTGCAAACGGCCCCACGACGCCCGAGGCTGACGACATCCTGCGCGACAAGGGCACGCTGGTCTGCCCGGACGTGATCGCCAACGCCGGCGGCGTGACGGTCAGCTATTTCGAGTGGGTGCAGGATTTCTCGAGCTTCTTCTGGACCGAAGATGAGATCAACCAGCGCCTGGTACGGATCATGCAAGACGCCTTCCGTGGTGTCTGGCAAGTTTCGCAGGACAACAAGGTCACTCTGCGTACGGCGGCATTCATCATCGCTTGTACGCGGATTCTGCAGGCCCGCCAAGAGCGCGGTCTGTACCCCTGATCGGCGACGCGCTGATCAATACCGGCGCGGTGCTCCAACAGGGTGCTGCTCCGGTCTATCGCGTCGCTGCCGATCAGGCAGCTATGCGCGACGGTTGAAGAAAGCCGGTGCTCACAGGGCGAACCATAACGCTCCGAAGCACCGCACCATGAGAAGGGCGATGACATCGTCGCCCTTCCCATCCTCAAGTCGGGTTCGTGTAAGCGACAGAGAGCGCACATCGGGCGGGCTTCATTTCCCCTTGTTTTCCTTAGCAACTGGCGGTCATCCGCTCAAGCGATCGTGCCTGCCTGCCGATTGTGCAGAGCGTTTCCGTGTTGGGCGCTGCGCGGTGTTTCCGGTTTTCCGGAAAAGCACAACGTAAGGTGTCCGGTTGCTCGGAAAGCGTGGTTGCGGCAAGGTCCGCGCCGGAGGAAAAACTCCGTTCGATTCAACGATGTAGTGGCAACACCAATACTGTCGCCAAACGTTTTTTGGTACAGTCCCGTCTTTCTCTTTCATGGTCAAAAGGAGACTTTCATGAACCTCGCCAAGCTGGCAACTGTGCTTGCAGCCGTTGGTGTCATCGCTGGTACATTCGGCGGCGCTGCCCACGCACAAGAGCTGACGGGTACGCTCAAGAAGATCAAGGACACCGGCACCATCACGCTGGGCGTGCGCGATTCGTCGATTCCGTTCAGCTACAACGTCGGCGGTGTCCGCACGATTGGCTACTCGTACGACGTTGCCACCAAGATCGCTGAGGACGTGAAGAAGCAACTCGGCCTGAAGGACCTGAAGATCAACGAAATTCCGGTGACTTCGCAGAACCGCATCACGCTTCTGCAGAACGGCACCATCGATCTGGAGTGCGGCTCCACGACGAACAACCTCGAGCGTCAGAAGCAGGCATCGTTCACCGACACCATCTTCATCATCGGCACCCGCATCATGGTGAAGAAGGATTCGGGCATCAAGGACTGGGCCGACCTGAAGGGCAAGAACGTCGTGACCACCGCTGGCACGACCTCGGAACGTCTGCTGCGCAAAATGAACGACGACAAGCAGATGGGCATGAACATCATCAGCACGAAGGACCACGGTCAGTCGTTCCTGACGCTGGAATCGGGCCGTGCCGTTGCGTTCATGATGGACGACGCCCTGCTGTACGGCGAGCGCGCCAAGGCCCGCAACCCGAACGACTGGGTGGTCGTGGCCAAGCCGCAATCGCGTGAATCGTATGGCTGTATGGTTCGCAAGGACGATGCTCCGTTCAAGGCCCTGGCCGACAAGACCATCGTCGGCATGATGAAGGACGGTTCGATCACCGCTGCGTACAAGAAGTGGTTCGAAAGCCCGGTTCCGCCGAAGGGCCTGAACCTGGACTTCCCGCTGTCGGATGACATGAAGGCGCTGATCAAGAACCCGAACGACAAGGCTCTTGACTGATCGGCTCCCTCAACGGGCCTGACTCAAGCATCATCGAAACGGAAGGCAAAGGCCGACTAACAGGTCCTCTCCCTTCCGTTTTCTTTTGAGGGAACCATCATGAATTACCACTGGAACTGGGGCGTCTTCTTTACGGAAGCCGCCCAGAATCAGACCTATCTAGACTGGCTGCTGTCCGGTCTGAAGACCACCGTCGTACTCGGTCTCACCTCCTGGATCATCGCGCTTGCCCTCGGCTCCGTGCTGGGCGTGCTGCGTACCGTGCCGAACAAGTTGTTGTCGGGCATTGCTGCCGCTTACGTGGAGCTGTTCCGCAACATTCCGCTGATCGTGCAGCTGTTCATCTGGTACTTCGTCATGCCGGAACTGCTGCCGGGCGGCGACTACATCAAGCAGATGAAC contains these protein-coding regions:
- a CDS encoding LysR substrate-binding domain-containing protein — its product is MELKWLEDFISLAETRSFSRSAELRHVTQPAFSRRIQSLEAWLGNELIDRSSYPTRLTPAGEVFYEQALAMLAQVSETRALMRGQRPASASTIDFAVPHTLSLTFFPGWLAQVEEKIGKLQCRLRALNVHDAVMTLVEGGCDLVMVYHHARQMIQLDPTRYDMLVLGTERLSPFSKPDANGRPIYRLAPAARKPIAYLSYTPNAFLGRMVDVLLENSPVAPLLDKCYETDMAEALKVMALAGHGVAFLPESAVRDEVAAGRLVRAEGKGGGTLSIEMEIRLYREHPQNGGHDRRHPQSKRKRELIDTLWAALGG
- a CDS encoding ABC transporter ATP-binding protein/permease, with product MRRFPASSEPPPPGGNRGDWRTIKSLLPYLMAYKWRVGLALSFLIAAKVANLGVPMVMKRLIDSMNVSPSDPRALLVVPVGIIIGYGLLRLSTSLFSELREILFSKVTESSVRTLALQVFRHLHALSLRFHLERQTGGMSRDIERGTRGIQSLISYSLYSILPTLVEVGLVITYFFVKYDVWFALITFCALVSYIVFTVTVTNWRTHFRRKMNELDSRANQKAIDSLLNFETVKYFGNEEYEARRYDENLQKYRSAAIRSQNSLSVLNFGQQVIVATALILILYRATQGVAAGHMTLGDLVLVNTLMLQIYIPLNFLGVIYRELKQAVTDMDRMFNLLSTNREVADKPDAQPLAVHAGEVRFAHVDFSYEAKRQILFDVDFTIPAGTTTAVVGQSGSGKSTLARLLFRFYDVKSGAIQIDGQDLRDVTQASVRAAIGIVPQDTVLFNDSIYYNIAYGRPEATREEVIEAARAAQIHHFVESLPDGYDTQVGERGLKLSGGEKQRVAIARTLLKRPPILVFDEATSALDSRTEHAIQEELMSLAQNHTTLVIAHRLSTIVRAHQILVMEHGHIIERGTHEQLLRAEGRYAQMWRMQAREPERVASETEQAEDA
- a CDS encoding Glu/Leu/Phe/Val dehydrogenase, whose protein sequence is MSNVASPTTLQHAIPSYLPADNLGPWGIYLQQVDRVTPYLGSLARWVETLKRPKRALIVDVPIQMDDGSIAHFEGYRVQHNTSRGPGKGGVRFHQDVTLSEVMALSAWMSVKNAAVNVPYGGAKGGIRVDPRKLSSGELERLTRRYTSEIGIIIGPNKDIPAPDVNTNAQIMAWMMDTYSMNEGSTATGVVTGKPIALGGSLGRREATGRGVFVVGSEAARNLGIDVKGSRVVVQGFGNVGSVAAKLFHDAGAKVIAVQDHKGIVFNGNGLDVDALIKHVDHNGSVAGFAAETVSQDDFWALDCEFLIPAALEGQITAKNAPHIKAKIVVEGANGPTTPEADDILRDKGTLVCPDVIANAGGVTVSYFEWVQDFSSFFWTEDEINQRLVRIMQDAFRGVWQVSQDNKVTLRTAAFIIACTRILQARQERGLYP
- a CDS encoding glutamate/aspartate ABC transporter substrate-binding protein yields the protein MNLAKLATVLAAVGVIAGTFGGAAHAQELTGTLKKIKDTGTITLGVRDSSIPFSYNVGGVRTIGYSYDVATKIAEDVKKQLGLKDLKINEIPVTSQNRITLLQNGTIDLECGSTTNNLERQKQASFTDTIFIIGTRIMVKKDSGIKDWADLKGKNVVTTAGTTSERLLRKMNDDKQMGMNIISTKDHGQSFLTLESGRAVAFMMDDALLYGERAKARNPNDWVVVAKPQSRESYGCMVRKDDAPFKALADKTIVGMMKDGSITAAYKKWFESPVPPKGLNLDFPLSDDMKALIKNPNDKALD